The Patescibacteria group bacterium DNA window TATATAACGACTAATTAATACGGCCCTATCGTTTCCGATATCACACAAATTTCCAATTTGTTCGTGATATCGAGAATCCTCGATATTGTACCCAAATCGAAGATTTGGACAATATCGGGACTAATGGTTATTACATTAACAAACATGAAATCATCCGTTTATATACTTGAATGCAAAGATAAGTCATATTACATTGGTTCGACTAAAGATTTAAGGAAGAGGTTAATAGAACATAAAAATGGCAGAGTAAAATCTACAAAAAATTGCGCCCCGTTCTCTATAAAATTAATTGAAGAATATGATGAATTTAAACTTGCGTTTAAGAGAGAAAAACAGTTAAAATCATGGAAGAAGAGAAGCGCGATCGAAAGATTATTTAAGTAAAACAATTTGGCCCTATCGTCTAATGGTTAGGACATCGGCTTTTCAAGCCGGTAACCGGGGTTCGACTCCCCGTAGGGTCATCACACAAAGTAATCCGCCCCCCGAAAGGGCGGTCTTTACTTTGTGTGATGACCCTAAGCGAGGCAACTTCTTGCCTCGCGTCGGGGAGTCGAACGGCGGAGCGATGTTGAGCGACCCATCGGAGCGAAACCGCGAGCCGCGCCCAGTAGTACTTATGAGCATGGCGAATTAGTAACTGCGGGGCGACTCCCATCATACCTGCAAATTTCAACGGCTAAACCCTCTTAAGACTTGGCCGTTGAAAAGTGGCTATTTGAGTCGTGGTTTGGTATAATTTTTTGGTGTGCGAGCCTGTGGCTCAGTGGTAGAGCGTCACATTGACATTGTGAAGGCCGGAGGTTCGATCCCTCCCAGGCTCACATTTATAGCAGGCGGGTTGTGAAGGTCGGAGGTTCGCCGTGTCCTCTTCAGTAGGACACGGCGCCATGCACCCTTTAGTGGTGCACGGCGATCCCTCCCAGGCTCACTTTTATAAATTAAAAGGTAATTCAGAAAGATTTAAAAACTCATTTTCTTTAAGAACGAATTCTGCCTCAAAAAGAGGCAGATAGGGAAATTCTACAGAAAATAACTTTTGAATTTTTCTATAATAAAATATGACAGAAGAAAAAAAATACGATGTAGTGATTATAGGCGGGGCGACTGCCGGTATGACGGCGGCAATATATGCCGCTCGTAAAAAACTTAAAACTATAATTTTAACCAAAGAGATAGGCGGGCAAAATTTAAAAACTGACAGAATAGAGAATTTTCCCGGTTTTATGACCATTGCCGGCAAAGATCTTACAATGAAGATAAAAGAACAGGTAGATAGATACGGCGTGCTCATAGAAGAGGGCGCGATAGTGGAAAAGATTGATGTTCATCCGGACGGCAAAGATAAATTTGTTGTGCATTTGAAAGGAGGAGATGTATATGAAGCAAGGACTATCATCATCGCAACGGGAAAGAGTCCGCGTCTATTAGGAATCCCGGGCGAGAAAGAGTTTGAGAATAAGGGGGTAAGTTTCTGCCCGACTTGCGATGCGCCACTTTTTGGCGGTAAAGATGTGGCAGTAATAGGGAGCGGTAAT harbors:
- a CDS encoding GIY-YIG nuclease family protein; protein product: MKSSVYILECKDKSYYIGSTKDLRKRLIEHKNGRVKSTKNCAPFSIKLIEEYDEFKLAFKREKQLKSWKKRSAIERLFK
- a CDS encoding FAD-dependent oxidoreductase; amino-acid sequence: MTEEKKYDVVIIGGATAGMTAAIYAARKKLKTIILTKEIGGQNLKTDRIENFPGFMTIAGKDLTMKIKEQVDRYGVLIEEGAIVEKIDVHPDGKDKFVVHLKGGDVYEARTIIIATGKSPRLLGIPGEKEFENKGVSFCPTCDAPLFGGKDVAVIGSGNSGLESANDLLKYANKIYVLEYGADIKGDPATVEALKKTGKVEFILRAETKEIQGVNFVEKLLYRDLSDNDTNELSVQGVFVNIGWVPATNFLDNFVKLNEYGEVEIDHKTTQTSVPGVYAAGDVSSTLYKQCIIAAGEGAKAALSAYNYILEKDKGK